In one Echinicola marina genomic region, the following are encoded:
- a CDS encoding AMP-binding protein, whose amino-acid sequence MQDFPWFEYYPESVPKEVDAEAYESIIGLFKESVQKYGEAVAYECMGKTISFIELEKLSRDFAAYLQQDLKLKKGERIAIQMPNLLQYPVAMFGALRAGLIVVNTNPLYTAHEMKHQFEDADISALVIVSNFAHNLEAILPTLKVKHIIITGIGDLLGGLKGGIVNFVVKYVKKMVPEYHVPNAISFKTAMAYGAQRGLDPVKIDLGDIAYLQYTGGTTGVSKGAELTHGNIVANMQQISAWMKPKLKEHEETVITALPLYHIFALTVNCLAMLKIGAHNLLITNPRDMKAFCKELRKNKFSVLTGVNTLFNGLLNQESFRNLDFSSLKVAVGGGMAVQKYVADRWHQVTGVPLAEGYGLTETSPVACCNPIDGTERIGTIGLPLPNTEVKIVDDEGNEVPLGEKGELCIKGPQVMKGYWKRPQETADTMLGDWLKTGDIAVQDKDGFLKIVDRKKEMILVSGFNVYPNEVEDVIAGHEKVDEVGVIGMPDENSTERVVAYVVANDESLTSDELISFCRKSLTNYKVPKEVYFVKELPKSNVGKILRRIIKENHMKQSV is encoded by the coding sequence ATGCAAGATTTTCCATGGTTTGAATACTACCCCGAATCAGTGCCAAAAGAAGTAGATGCGGAGGCATATGAAAGTATAATCGGTCTTTTTAAAGAGAGTGTCCAAAAATACGGCGAGGCAGTAGCCTATGAATGTATGGGCAAAACAATCAGTTTTATTGAGTTAGAAAAATTGTCCCGGGATTTTGCTGCATACTTACAGCAGGATTTGAAACTCAAGAAAGGAGAAAGAATAGCCATTCAAATGCCCAATTTGCTGCAATATCCTGTAGCCATGTTTGGGGCTTTGAGGGCAGGATTGATAGTGGTCAATACCAATCCTTTATATACAGCCCATGAGATGAAACATCAATTCGAGGATGCGGATATTTCTGCATTGGTGATAGTTTCCAATTTTGCCCATAATTTGGAAGCCATTTTGCCAACGTTAAAAGTAAAGCATATCATCATCACAGGTATTGGTGACCTTTTGGGTGGTCTGAAAGGTGGTATAGTGAATTTTGTGGTGAAATATGTCAAGAAGATGGTTCCTGAATACCATGTTCCTAATGCGATAAGTTTCAAAACAGCGATGGCCTATGGTGCCCAAAGAGGCCTTGATCCAGTTAAAATTGATTTAGGGGATATCGCTTATCTTCAATACACAGGTGGTACTACAGGGGTGTCCAAAGGGGCCGAATTGACCCATGGAAATATCGTTGCGAATATGCAGCAGATTTCTGCATGGATGAAACCTAAATTAAAGGAGCATGAAGAGACGGTGATCACTGCATTGCCGCTTTATCATATTTTTGCCCTTACGGTAAATTGTTTGGCCATGTTAAAAATCGGGGCCCATAATCTACTCATTACCAATCCAAGGGATATGAAGGCATTTTGTAAGGAACTTAGAAAGAATAAATTCAGTGTCCTTACTGGGGTGAATACTTTGTTTAACGGTCTGTTAAACCAAGAATCTTTCAGGAATTTGGATTTTAGCAGCTTGAAAGTAGCCGTTGGGGGAGGAATGGCTGTGCAAAAATATGTGGCTGATCGTTGGCACCAGGTCACAGGCGTGCCTTTGGCTGAAGGTTATGGCTTGACGGAAACCTCTCCTGTGGCTTGTTGTAATCCTATTGATGGAACGGAACGCATTGGGACTATAGGTTTGCCTTTGCCCAATACAGAAGTGAAAATTGTGGATGATGAGGGCAATGAAGTTCCTCTGGGAGAAAAGGGCGAGCTTTGCATTAAGGGACCACAAGTGATGAAAGGCTATTGGAAGCGTCCTCAGGAAACTGCTGATACCATGCTTGGCGACTGGTTGAAAACCGGGGATATCGCTGTGCAGGATAAGGATGGTTTCTTGAAAATAGTGGATAGGAAGAAGGAAATGATCCTAGTTTCAGGGTTTAATGTTTATCCCAATGAAGTAGAAGATGTTATAGCGGGACATGAAAAAGTAGATGAGGTGGGGGTGATAGGTATGCCTGATGAGAATTCGACAGAAAGGGTGGTGGCTTATGTTGTGGCCAATGATGAGAGTTTGACTTCCGATGAATTGATCAGTTTTTGCAGGAAAAGTCTTACCAACTATAAGGTGCCGAAAGAAGTTTATTTTGTGAAAGAGCTTCCCAAATCCAATGTGGGGAAAATCCTTCGGAGAATTATTAAAGAAAATCACATGAAACAATCAGTATAG
- a CDS encoding acyl-CoA dehydrogenase family protein: MGNYLIKTLTAKYRMTELQCEVADECAQLYGGYGYMWQCLVVRA; the protein is encoded by the coding sequence ATGGGGAATTATTTAATTAAGACTTTGACCGCCAAATATCGCATGACCGAACTACAGTGTGAAGTAGCAGATGAATGTGCACAGCTGTATGGAGGTTATGGTTATATGTGGCAGTGCCTCGTAGTACGGGCATAA
- a CDS encoding acyl-CoA thioesterase yields the protein MFEYNPDKHYPKETESRAVIRFQDCDPLQHLNNAKYFDYYFNAREDQVPKLYGVEMYDLIKKYQAAWVVYNHNISYVRPAMVGEWIRIRSRILWHNENTVLIEYYMMDDSKKELKNLLWTTLKYVGLKDGKVKPHRGEIVDFLKATTDEFDIRKSNIAERVKQLKVKLAEE from the coding sequence ATGTTTGAGTATAACCCAGATAAGCATTATCCCAAGGAAACGGAAAGCAGGGCAGTCATCCGTTTTCAGGATTGTGATCCCCTGCAGCACCTTAACAATGCGAAGTATTTTGATTATTATTTCAATGCTCGGGAAGACCAAGTCCCTAAATTATATGGAGTGGAAATGTATGATCTTATCAAGAAATACCAAGCTGCTTGGGTAGTTTATAATCATAATATCTCTTATGTCAGGCCAGCTATGGTGGGTGAGTGGATACGGATCAGGAGCCGTATACTTTGGCATAATGAAAATACTGTGCTAATAGAGTATTACATGATGGATGATTCCAAAAAGGAATTGAAAAATCTGCTTTGGACTACGCTTAAATATGTGGGGTTAAAGGACGGAAAGGTCAAACCGCATAGAGGAGAAATTGTAGATTTTCTAAAAGCGACAACGGATGAATTTGATATCCGCAAAAGCAATATTGCCGAAAGGGTCAAGCAGCTAAAAGTAAAGTTGGCAGAGGAGTGA
- a CDS encoding DinB family protein — MSELLVPKEGEYGAFYETYISKVRGEDITELLISQVEELRAYFQGMSEDKATYSYEDGKWSLKEVIGHINDTEKVMLFRALCFARNDDQELPGMEQEDYVKAANFNEVPLVNLLEEFELTRYIIRSFMNGLPEEAFTRVGIANGSELSVRALLNIIPGHFKHHMQILHERYT, encoded by the coding sequence ATGAGTGAGTTATTAGTTCCCAAAGAAGGTGAATATGGAGCTTTTTATGAGACCTATATTTCTAAAGTTAGAGGTGAAGACATTACAGAACTGTTGATTTCTCAAGTGGAGGAATTAAGAGCATATTTCCAGGGCATGTCAGAGGATAAGGCGACTTACAGTTATGAGGATGGTAAGTGGAGCCTTAAGGAGGTAATAGGACATATCAATGACACAGAAAAGGTGATGTTGTTCAGGGCCTTGTGTTTTGCAAGAAATGATGATCAAGAATTGCCAGGGATGGAACAGGAAGATTATGTGAAGGCGGCCAATTTTAATGAAGTGCCTTTGGTGAACCTTTTGGAAGAATTTGAGCTTACAAGATATATTATTCGCTCATTTATGAATGGACTTCCAGAAGAGGCGTTTACCAGAGTGGGAATTGCCAATGGATCTGAACTCAGTGTGAGGGCATTGCTCAATATCATACCGGGGCATTTTAAGCATCATATGCAAATCCTACATGAGCGGTATACCTAA
- the bioB gene encoding biotin synthase BioB produces the protein MTDIRNNWTREEIKAIFDLPILDLIYKAGTVHREFHDAQEVQVCTLLSVKTGGCPEDCAYCPQAARYHTDVKVHKLLEVEEVLQKAADAKSAGSTRFCMGAAWREVRDNRDFDKVLEMVKGVNTMGMEVCCTLGMLSEEQAAKLKDAGLYAYNHNLDTSEEHYNEIITTRNYDDRLDTLENVRKADISVCSGGIIGLGENLEDRVGMLHTLATLPSHPESVPVNALVPVEGTPLEEQEKVSVWEMVRMIATARIIMPKAMVRLSAGRVRMNTEEQALCFMAGANSIFAGDKLLTTPNPEEDMDKQLFQTLNLKPRKAFKDQEVSI, from the coding sequence ATGACTGATATTAGAAACAATTGGACCAGAGAAGAAATCAAAGCAATTTTTGATTTACCCATTCTAGACCTTATTTATAAAGCAGGCACAGTTCACCGTGAATTTCATGACGCTCAGGAAGTACAAGTATGTACCTTACTCTCTGTAAAAACCGGAGGGTGCCCTGAAGACTGCGCTTATTGCCCCCAAGCCGCCCGATACCACACAGATGTTAAAGTCCATAAATTACTCGAAGTAGAAGAAGTATTGCAAAAGGCTGCTGATGCAAAATCAGCAGGCAGTACCCGCTTTTGTATGGGAGCAGCATGGAGAGAAGTTAGAGACAACAGAGACTTTGACAAAGTACTTGAAATGGTAAAAGGAGTAAACACCATGGGAATGGAAGTTTGCTGTACCTTGGGAATGTTATCTGAAGAACAAGCTGCCAAATTAAAGGATGCAGGGCTCTACGCCTACAACCACAATTTGGACACCAGCGAGGAGCATTATAATGAAATCATCACTACAAGAAACTATGATGATAGATTAGATACATTGGAAAATGTCAGAAAAGCGGACATTTCTGTCTGCTCCGGCGGAATCATTGGATTGGGAGAAAATCTGGAAGATAGAGTGGGCATGCTCCACACCCTGGCGACTTTGCCTTCACACCCAGAATCCGTTCCTGTAAATGCCTTGGTACCAGTGGAAGGCACTCCGCTAGAAGAGCAGGAAAAAGTTTCTGTATGGGAAATGGTAAGAATGATAGCCACGGCAAGGATCATCATGCCAAAAGCCATGGTAAGACTTTCTGCAGGAAGAGTAAGAATGAATACAGAGGAACAAGCATTGTGTTTTATGGCAGGAGCAAACTCTATCTTTGCCGGGGATAAATTACTAACCACCCCTAACCCTGAAGAAGATATGGACAAACAATTGTTCCAGACATTGAACCTGAAGCCTAGAAAGGCTTTCAAGGATCAAGAAGTAAGCATATAA